Proteins encoded within one genomic window of Bradyrhizobium sp. AZCC 1719:
- a CDS encoding lipopolysaccharide biosynthesis protein translates to MRSRLVDLVTRPAIAGTVSALILRALTLASRFLLSLLLARMLSPVEMGQYGLLTATLAFALLAVGLEFYSYTLRELVPATPERRARIIADQMTLGSVALLAIGVMVFGAIAAGWFPSRLAPWFVVILITEHVSLEATRILIITWRPVRAYICVFLRGGIWVYAMALLMFAAPSTRTLETVLVLWALGGVLSIAFSAFSLTELPWRELKGYRPDWSTIGRGLRTARPFMFTAVGALVISYVDRFVIDIFVGRDALGIYTFYSTILIGLLSLGGSVSHQFLPKVIAGYAAGVDAYRAALRSFVWSMLALASGTVIVSSVAMAPMLSVLGLSAYASDIGVFYAMLPGIFLRMLADVPSYALYAARSDNYLLFCNVGSAVVSTLLNVLLVPVYGIFGAAVAGGIASAMLLLSLVVLAIRRMRETRREPAKLDTVGLPTDPDMLYP, encoded by the coding sequence ATGCGATCCCGTCTCGTTGATCTCGTGACTCGGCCTGCGATTGCGGGCACCGTCTCGGCGCTTATCCTGCGCGCATTGACGCTGGCAAGCCGCTTTCTGTTGTCGCTGCTGCTGGCGCGCATGCTGTCGCCGGTAGAGATGGGGCAGTACGGCCTCCTGACCGCGACGCTGGCGTTCGCGCTGCTCGCGGTCGGGCTCGAATTCTACTCCTACACGCTACGCGAATTGGTGCCAGCGACGCCAGAACGGCGGGCACGGATCATCGCGGATCAGATGACACTTGGCTCGGTAGCGCTGCTTGCGATCGGTGTGATGGTTTTCGGTGCGATTGCCGCGGGTTGGTTTCCAAGCCGTCTCGCACCGTGGTTCGTCGTGATCCTGATCACCGAGCATGTCTCGTTGGAGGCAACGCGGATCCTGATCATCACCTGGCGGCCGGTGCGCGCCTATATCTGCGTGTTCCTTCGCGGCGGGATCTGGGTCTATGCAATGGCGCTCCTGATGTTCGCGGCACCTTCGACGCGGACGCTTGAGACCGTGCTGGTCTTGTGGGCGCTCGGCGGCGTGCTGTCGATCGCCTTTTCCGCTTTCTCGCTCACCGAACTTCCCTGGCGCGAACTGAAGGGATACCGGCCCGACTGGTCGACCATCGGCAGGGGTCTGCGAACGGCGCGCCCCTTCATGTTCACCGCGGTCGGCGCGCTGGTCATCTCCTATGTTGATCGCTTCGTCATTGACATCTTCGTTGGCCGGGATGCGCTCGGCATTTACACATTCTATTCGACGATCCTGATCGGACTGCTGTCGCTGGGCGGATCGGTGTCGCATCAGTTTCTGCCGAAGGTCATCGCGGGGTATGCGGCAGGCGTCGACGCCTACCGCGCTGCACTCCGCTCGTTCGTGTGGTCGATGCTGGCGCTGGCGTCGGGGACGGTGATCGTCAGTAGTGTCGCCATGGCGCCGATGTTGTCGGTGCTCGGACTATCCGCCTATGCGTCGGACATCGGTGTGTTTTATGCCATGCTGCCGGGAATCTTCCTGCGCATGTTGGCCGATGTTCCCTCCTACGCGCTCTATGCAGCGCGGTCGGACAACTATCTCCTGTTCTGCAATGTCGGTTCGGCTGTGGTGTCGACGTTGCTCAATGTCCTGCTGGTTCCCGTGTACGGAATCTTTGGTGCGGCGGTGGCCGGTGGCATCGCCAGCGCCATGCTGCTCCTGTCGCTGGTCGTACTGGCCATCCGGAGAATGCGCGAGACTCGCAGGGAACCCGCCAAATTGGATACTGTCGGCCTTCCAACTGATCCGGACATGCTCTATCCGTGA
- a CDS encoding FkbM family methyltransferase has protein sequence MKAFVSAAFQAINRVLEPIGLRLMRTNAPVRNFALFFKHLKSLGFEVKTVVDVGIAFGTSPIYDAFPRAKYFLIEPVAECRPVLEQLKQRLDAEYFLVAAGAENGEITFNVHDDISGSSIFAQVEGTALDGEARKTPMRRLDSLLPEKLEHPVFIKVDTQGAEIEVLKGLGSRINEIDLMILETTMMPMRHGIPQFADIVRFCDEAGFAVYDVLEGHMRSLDGALAQIDLAFVRKDSPLRSQSAYFSPEQLADYLTRPSKLHHAKS, from the coding sequence ATGAAGGCATTCGTCTCAGCCGCGTTCCAGGCGATCAATCGCGTGCTGGAGCCGATCGGCCTGCGCCTAATGCGCACCAACGCGCCGGTCCGGAACTTCGCGCTGTTCTTTAAGCACCTGAAGTCGCTGGGCTTCGAGGTCAAGACGGTGGTCGACGTCGGCATCGCTTTCGGCACCTCGCCGATTTACGACGCGTTCCCGCGCGCGAAGTATTTTCTGATCGAGCCGGTCGCGGAATGCCGTCCCGTGCTCGAGCAACTCAAGCAGCGTCTTGACGCGGAATATTTCCTGGTTGCCGCTGGCGCCGAGAATGGTGAGATCACCTTCAACGTCCATGACGATATCTCGGGCTCGAGCATCTTCGCGCAGGTCGAAGGCACGGCGCTCGATGGCGAAGCGCGGAAGACGCCAATGCGTCGGCTGGATTCATTGCTGCCGGAGAAGCTGGAGCATCCGGTATTCATCAAGGTCGATACCCAGGGTGCCGAGATCGAGGTGCTGAAGGGGCTGGGCTCGCGCATCAATGAAATCGACCTCATGATTCTCGAGACCACGATGATGCCGATGCGCCATGGCATTCCGCAATTCGCCGACATCGTTCGCTTCTGCGACGAGGCAGGGTTCGCGGTCTATGACGTGCTCGAGGGGCACATGCGCTCGCTGGATGGCGCGCTCGCCCAGATCGATCTGGCCTTTGTCCGCAAGGATAGCCCGCTGCGCAGCCAGTCAGCCTATTTCAGCCCCGAACAGCTCGCCGATTATCTCACGCGGCCGAGCAAGCTGCACCACGCGAAGAGCTGA
- a CDS encoding NAD-dependent epimerase/dehydratase family protein — MKILVTGSSGFIGQALVRRLRTEGCTVVGLDKVPATTTDIVCDILEADRLKEAVQNAAPDALVHLAARIDLDEKTNLAGYAANIEGVENLVEAVRLTPSIRRGIWTSSQLVCRVGYVPKSDTDYTADTLYGKSKVRTEQIVRSADGAGREWCLARPTTVWGPGMSAHYQRFLRMIERGSYFHVGHGPLWKSYSYIDNIAFQYWRLLAVPAEQIQRRTFYLADYTPIDLIAWCDAFQRAFGSRSVRHLPIAVARALALCGDAVNAIGMKKFPFNSFRLNNVLTQYQFDLKPTASVCGDLPFDMEQGVAATVAWLRDIPAR; from the coding sequence ATGAAAATTCTCGTAACCGGAAGCTCCGGCTTCATCGGCCAGGCATTGGTGCGGCGGTTGCGCACCGAAGGGTGTACGGTCGTGGGGCTCGACAAGGTTCCGGCTACCACGACCGATATTGTCTGCGATATCCTGGAGGCCGATCGCCTCAAAGAGGCTGTGCAGAACGCGGCACCGGATGCGCTAGTCCACCTCGCCGCGCGCATCGACCTCGATGAGAAAACCAATCTTGCGGGCTATGCCGCTAACATTGAGGGCGTCGAGAATCTGGTCGAGGCGGTACGGCTAACGCCGTCGATCAGGCGGGGGATATGGACCTCGTCGCAGCTCGTCTGCCGCGTCGGCTATGTACCAAAGAGTGACACCGACTACACGGCGGACACACTGTACGGAAAGAGCAAGGTCCGCACCGAACAGATCGTCCGCAGCGCAGACGGCGCCGGTCGCGAATGGTGTCTGGCGCGCCCCACCACCGTCTGGGGGCCCGGCATGAGCGCGCACTATCAACGCTTCCTGCGCATGATCGAGCGCGGGTCCTATTTCCACGTCGGGCACGGACCACTCTGGAAGTCCTACAGCTACATCGACAACATTGCATTCCAGTACTGGCGCCTGCTCGCGGTACCTGCCGAACAGATCCAGCGCCGAACATTTTATCTTGCAGACTACACCCCGATCGATCTCATCGCCTGGTGCGACGCCTTTCAGCGCGCATTCGGCTCTCGCTCCGTTCGGCATCTGCCAATCGCCGTTGCGCGCGCATTGGCGTTGTGCGGCGACGCTGTGAACGCGATCGGGATGAAGAAGTTTCCCTTCAATTCATTCCGCCTCAACAACGTGCTCACGCAGTATCAATTCGACCTCAAGCCTACGGCTTCGGTCTGCGGCGATCTGCCGTTTGACATGGAGCAAGGCGTCGCGGCCACGGTTGCATGGCTGCGCGACATCCCGGCGCGCTGA